Part of the Bacteriovorax stolpii genome, AAGTTAAAAAGTGCCCATGGTTATCGTAATCGACACTGAGAATATTCTTTTCAACTAAGTAATTGTGATCAATTTCCAGAAGATGATTGCGGAAATTTTTCTGCATCTTTTGAACGTGAGCATGAATTTTTTCAACGGTTAATCCTTCTTTTTTAAAGAGAGAAAGAACTGCGTTTAGGCGATAAAGAGCAGAGAAGTCCATTGTCGATCCGGCAAAACGATAACCGTCTCGAGAGTAGCCTGTGTTTCCACCGTCAGTGGCCAGGCTGGTGAATCCAGCAAACCATCCAGTATAAAGAGGGCGAAGACTTTCAGCATGAGGGGGCACTACCATAAAACAAGCGCCTTCTCCACCTTGAGCGTATTTGTATGAACCCGCAATATAAAAGATGCGCTCTTCGATTGCACTTAAGTCTGTCGGCACGGCCATGAATCCGTGGTAGCCATCGATGACGATCATAGTATTTTTTTCTTTTACAGCATCGACAATTTTTTTAAGATCTTTAACCACCATTCCCGAATTAAAAAAGACATGACTTAAGAAAATCATGTCGTAGTGATTCGTAGTAATTTTCTCAATAAAACGATCTTCAAAATTATCAAAGGGTTGAGTGGCAATTTTTTCAACTGAAACAATATTATCTTCACTTAAGCGATTTACCTGGCGGTCAAAACTATAAAACTCAGAGTCAGTCGTTAAAACAGAGATCGTCTTACCTGTCCCAAAACAAGAAAAGAGCCTGTAGACAAACTCATGTGTGTTGGGAGCAAAAACAATTTGCTCGGGACGAGAAACGTTTAAAACTTCAGCAATCAGCTTTTGAGTGGCCGGAAGTTTTGTTGAAAAAATATGGCTCCATTTATCATCCACATATTTTGCCGAATCATCCCAGTACTCCAGCGTCGCTTCGCGAGTGACATCCGGCCAGTAGTGATGGCTATGACTGGCGTAGTGCTGGATATGTGGGTTAGCCGTTAAAAAGTGTGAATAATATTTTTTATACATGGAAACTCATCTTCTTTTTAACTTCAACCGGAAGCTTTGGTAGTCTCGAGTTTGGAATTAAAAATGTTGAAAGGTTAAATAGGTCTAAGAACACGCGGTTGTTGTCAGCGGCCCTCTTTAAATACTGATGTCCTGAGGATCCACCTGTTCCAATTTTTGTCCCCAGCATTCTTTGAGCAAGAAGAGCGTGACGGTATCTCCAGGTTGTGAAGTTCTCATCAATATTCATAAGCCCGGTGATAACCTGGAAAGGAAGAGCGAGCATCGATTCATGACGATACAGAAGAATGAAAAGGGCATTGAGAATCGCTTTTTGCGAAAGCTTTCTTTGATTCTTTTCAATCAAGTCTTTATGTTTTGTTTCATCAAATAAACTTGAAAATGTTTCGCGAGTAAGTTTTAGATTTTCTAACTGGATTTGTTTTTGTCTGTCAGAAAGGTGAGCACTGTTGGTCTCAATAATATCCTGGTCATCTTTTAGAATATCGTTGATTGATTTTTGATATTCACTCCAGAAGTTGAAGCCTTCCATGTTGGTATATGGAATTCTCTCAAGCCATCCTTCCAGGCATTTTAAAATCGTCGGAGATTTTTCTACCTGAGTAAGATGAGCTCTGTCTTTTTCATCCAGACGTCCCATGAAAAATTCACGGTCCACATCTAAACGATCATTCGTATGAAGGCCTAACTTGATTTCAATTTCTCTAAACTGCACACTCTGGAATCCTGAAGCCGGAATGAGGAGGTCTCTGAACTCCAGAAAATCCATTGGGGTCATTGTTTCTAAAACATCGAACTGGCCAATCAGGAGTCCCTGTATCTTTTGGATGCGTTCAAGCTTCTGAACAATTGAAGAGAGTTCTACCTCTGGGATGTAAGTTTTCTTGAAAACCGAAAGAACAGAGTCCAGGTCGTGGATAATTTGTTTAAACCAAAGTTCATAGACTTGGTGGACCACAATAAAAAGCATTTCATCATGACATTCGCCGTTAGTGCTATCGGCATATTTACGGCTCAAGGGCAGTTGTGAATCGAGGAGCTTAGGCAGTTGTAAATAGTCCCCATAATAGACCGGACCTTTGTTTTTATGCATGTGCTTACTCCTTACGAAAATGACCCTTTTTACAGCGAAATTATCCTCAAGAACTGTATGACTTTGCAAGAAAGATTTAGTATAAAATGGGGCACCGATTACAGCCCTAATACAGAGTAAAAGATATGCGTCTTAAGAATCTTTCACTGACTAACGTCATCTTCACATTTGCACTGCTAATGTGGGGGGCAGTTGTTCACAACACTCAATCAAGTCTTGCTTGTCCAGATTGGCCATTATGTTATGACCAGGTTTTTCCAAACATGGAAGGAGCGATTCTTATCGAACACGGCCACCGTCTTCTGGCGAGCTTTGTTGGTTTACTGACAATTGGTATGGTGGTGTTTTCTTTTAACGATAGAAAAAAATCAGAAGCTCACTTACATTTATTCAAAGCTTCTCTTCTGGCCCTTTTCTTAGTTATTGCTCAGGGAGCTCTTGGTGGGATCACTGTTATCTATAAACTTCCTACTATTGTTTCGACATCTCACTTAGGTCTTTCATTAATCTTCTTTTCTTTTATCGTTTACATTCACCACAAAGCTGCGACGCTGGTTAATCCTGCTCGCGAACTTTCGGCCGCTGTAAAAGAGAAGTTCCAGAAGAACTGGAAGCCTGTTGTTCGTCATGGAATTTTATTTTCCCTGGCACTTCTTTATTCTCAAATCCTTCTTGGTGCGTTCATGAGACACGCCGGAGCAGGGGCTGCCTGTGGTCTTGGGCCAAACAGTGCTTTCCTTTGTATGGACGTGGCGAGCTGGTCACTAAAGCTCTGGCCTTCGATGCACCCATCTCAACTTCACATGATTCACCGTATGTACGGCGTGATCGTGTTCCTGGTTGTTTCATTCTTCTCTGTTAAGACTTACCACTTTTTTAAAGGTGATAAGACTTTAAGAACAGCAAGTATTCTTCCTTTTATTTTTGTTTCATTCCAGGTGTTCATCGGAATCATGACTATCTGGCTAAACATGAGTGTTCTTCCAACAACTCTGCACTTAGCAGGGGCTGCTCTTTCTCTGATTTCCCTATGGAAATTAAATTTAATGATGAAGGATGTGGAAGACTCTTTTTTTTTAGGTAATCGTCACTCATTCTTATCTGATGTGGTTGATTTAACAAAACCAAGACTGTCGTTACTAGTTATGGTGACGGCGATGGTGGGGGCTTTAATCGCTCCGGACAAAATCAATTTCTTCAAAGCACTACTGGCCTTCTTTTTAATTACGATGGTGGTTATCGGTGCAGCCGCACTCAACTGCTACATCGAGCGCGAAGTTGATGCGAAGATGAATCGCACAAAAGATCGTCCACTTCCAGCTCAAAGAATGAATCCTAAGACCGCGCTTATCTTTGGTGCAGTCATGATTCTTGTTTCAGTTCCGGCCCTTTGTGTATTTATCAATCTGACGACTGGGGTTCTGGCATTAATTGCCGCAGCTCTTTACCTCTACGCTTACACTCCGATGAAGCAAAAGAGTGAGCTTGCCGTTTACGTAGGGGCAATCCCAGGAGCGATTCCACCTGTTATGGGGTGGACTGCCGTGACGGGTCAAATTGATATCATGGCCATCACACTCTTCTTGATTCTTTTTGTTTGGCAACTTCCACACTTCTTAGCCATCTCGCTTTACCACGCAGATGACTATGGTGCGGCGAGTATTAAGGTTTACCCTAACCTAAAACGTGGAATCACTATTACAAAAGTAGGGATTTTCGTTTTCACGGGCTTTTTGTTCGTGACTTCGCTTCTGCCGTCGATCTTTTCTCATGCAAGTTTTATTTATACCAGAGCAGCATTTGTCCTAAGTGGGATTTTCTTAGTCTACTCGGCCTTTGGATTCTTCATTAAACAAGACCAGGCAAAGGAAAGAGAGTGGGCAAGAAATTACTTCTACGGGTCGCTTTTTTACCTGCCACTACTACTGATGGCGCTCATATTTTTTAAATAGATAAAATTAGAATTTTTGATTATGATTAGACCAATAATTGATAATAATAACGCATCTTTAACTTTCCCAAGACAGGATTGCTGATATGAATCTTCTTTTGAACTTTTTTATGAAATACTTCGTGGCCGGCGCGCAAGCTAATGTTAGCTTTTTTGAAGCGATCAAACCACCAGTTGATATTTCAACAACAGGACACTTAATCGATAGCTTATTCATGCTGACGACTTGGTTGATCCTTTTCTTCTTCGTGCTGGTATGTCTTGGACTTTTTGGTTTCTCATACCTTTACTCAAAAAAGAAACACCCTAAAGCACACTACACTCACGGAACAAGCAGAAAGCAAATTGCTATCGTTGCAGCTATCGGTGCCTTAGTATTCATCATGGTAGATATGCAAATTACGACGATCTCTAACCGTGACTTCGTAAACGTATTCTTAAAATATCCAGATGA contains:
- a CDS encoding aminotransferase class V-fold PLP-dependent enzyme, which encodes MYKKYYSHFLTANPHIQHYASHSHHYWPDVTREATLEYWDDSAKYVDDKWSHIFSTKLPATQKLIAEVLNVSRPEQIVFAPNTHEFVYRLFSCFGTGKTISVLTTDSEFYSFDRQVNRLSEDNIVSVEKIATQPFDNFEDRFIEKITTNHYDMIFLSHVFFNSGMVVKDLKKIVDAVKEKNTMIVIDGYHGFMAVPTDLSAIEERIFYIAGSYKYAQGGEGACFMVVPPHAESLRPLYTGWFAGFTSLATDGGNTGYSRDGYRFAGSTMDFSALYRLNAVLSLFKKEGLTVEKIHAHVQKMQKNFRNHLLEIDHNYLVEKNILSVDYDNHGHFLTFAMPSPEHTKKLHDELRAINVWTDFRGSRLRFGFGIYQNNCIDLSALKKS
- a CDS encoding tryptophan 2,3-dioxygenase family protein; this translates as MHKNKGPVYYGDYLQLPKLLDSQLPLSRKYADSTNGECHDEMLFIVVHQVYELWFKQIIHDLDSVLSVFKKTYIPEVELSSIVQKLERIQKIQGLLIGQFDVLETMTPMDFLEFRDLLIPASGFQSVQFREIEIKLGLHTNDRLDVDREFFMGRLDEKDRAHLTQVEKSPTILKCLEGWLERIPYTNMEGFNFWSEYQKSINDILKDDQDIIETNSAHLSDRQKQIQLENLKLTRETFSSLFDETKHKDLIEKNQRKLSQKAILNALFILLYRHESMLALPFQVITGLMNIDENFTTWRYRHALLAQRMLGTKIGTGGSSGHQYLKRAADNNRVFLDLFNLSTFLIPNSRLPKLPVEVKKKMSFHV
- the cyoE gene encoding heme o synthase, whose protein sequence is MRLKNLSLTNVIFTFALLMWGAVVHNTQSSLACPDWPLCYDQVFPNMEGAILIEHGHRLLASFVGLLTIGMVVFSFNDRKKSEAHLHLFKASLLALFLVIAQGALGGITVIYKLPTIVSTSHLGLSLIFFSFIVYIHHKAATLVNPARELSAAVKEKFQKNWKPVVRHGILFSLALLYSQILLGAFMRHAGAGAACGLGPNSAFLCMDVASWSLKLWPSMHPSQLHMIHRMYGVIVFLVVSFFSVKTYHFFKGDKTLRTASILPFIFVSFQVFIGIMTIWLNMSVLPTTLHLAGAALSLISLWKLNLMMKDVEDSFFLGNRHSFLSDVVDLTKPRLSLLVMVTAMVGALIAPDKINFFKALLAFFLITMVVIGAAALNCYIEREVDAKMNRTKDRPLPAQRMNPKTALIFGAVMILVSVPALCVFINLTTGVLALIAAALYLYAYTPMKQKSELAVYVGAIPGAIPPVMGWTAVTGQIDIMAITLFLILFVWQLPHFLAISLYHADDYGAASIKVYPNLKRGITITKVGIFVFTGFLFVTSLLPSIFSHASFIYTRAAFVLSGIFLVYSAFGFFIKQDQAKEREWARNYFYGSLFYLPLLLMALIFFK